The following DNA comes from Nitrososphaerales archaeon.
CTGAATCCCTTAATAGCACTTGGCGATGCGTTGTATAATTCAGAGTTTGTAAAAGTAGCTAACCATTCTAAGAGTTGCTTGGCAATTTTCATCTTCGCAACCTTAAGCTTTTTGTCTTTCAATTTTGTCTTTGAGTATCTGCCTATCCTTTCTCCGAAATCCATGCCTACTAGAACAATTTTCTTAGCGTTAAGCTCGCTTGCCAAAAATACTGCACGATCGCCATCTGTAAAGCCTCCAAAGTTGTATATGTTATGCATGGGTTTCACCTGAGTAGTTCCTATACAGTTCTTCATCCTTGGAACCAAGTTCATGATCAGGTTGGCATTATCACCATGTGCGTGTATGACCATTATCGAGCCCATCTTATTGGCCTTCAGCAGGTGCTCATGGCTTCCATCAAGATCAGTAACAACAATGTCTGGTTTGATGTCACTTTCAACCAGAGCTTCTGAGGCACCATCTGCAGCTATTACTGTAAATGATTTAAGGCCTTTGATAACACCGATACTTTCCTCTAGAGATGGGCCAGCACCTACCACGAGGACATTCTTGCCGGTGATCAGCTCTGCAACAGTCATTATAGAGATATCCCTTCCTGGAAGCATTTCACTAAGTAACTGAGCGGTACCTTGATCCTCTACTACACTGTAACCAAACTCTGCACGGATACTGTCATACCATTTAAACCATAAATCAAGTTGCATTACATATCATCTATTGGTGCCATCAAATAAACCTCTTCCATTCTACGCTTTACATATCATAAAAT
Coding sequences within:
- a CDS encoding 6-hydroxymethylpterin diphosphokinase MptE-like protein; translated protein: MQLDLWFKWYDSIRAEFGYSVVEDQGTAQLLSEMLPGRDISIMTVAELITGKNVLVVGAGPSLEESIGVIKGLKSFTVIAADGASEALVESDIKPDIVVTDLDGSHEHLLKANKMGSIMVIHAHGDNANLIMNLVPRMKNCIGTTQVKPMHNIYNFGGFTDGDRAVFLASELNAKKIVLVGMDFGERIGRYSKTKLKDKKLKVAKMKIAKQLLEWLATFTNSELYNASPSAIKGFRNVALDKIRTTD